Within the Gammaproteobacteria bacterium genome, the region ATCACCCAGCAATGCCTGGAAGTGTTCCTTTAATGCCTGGTAGTGCGCCTTTTCTCCGGCGTCTTTCGTGGAACTCGGAGCGGGAAAACCAATATTTTTGTTGACTGTCTTACGCCACTCCCCGTCATTGGTCAGCAGCAGTGTGGCTATGCCACGCCACATTTGCAGATCCTCAGTAGTGCTGCCCGGAAGACATTCCATGTCACGGCAAAATGCGAGATCGGAATTATTTACATCATCCAGATTCGACGCCGCAAACCGCGCAAGCTCCACGATCCTCCCGCCCGCGTCCGCAGGCAGGGTTCGCGCCGTTGCAGCCAGCGCTTCTTCGATGACGCTTTTAAACGCAGTCTCCAGGCTCGCGCGTTGCTGTTCACGATCTGAATCTTTCACCACATGCCGCAACCACTGGTCACGTCGCGCTAGCATGTTGGCGAGCAATCCTTCCACCAATGCCAGGTCGTTATCCAGATGACGCAGCAGCCGCTCCACCGCGGGCGACCATTGCACACCCTCCTCAAGCAACGCCAGTGTCGCGCGCGCGGCATCGCGGTAGAGATCGGCGGCATCGGTAGTGGTGGCGGGCACCGCACCAAAGCGCGACAACACCGGCATTTGCCGCGTCAATGCGTTGCACAGCGAATCGATGGTCTGGATGCGCAGCCGCGCCGGGTGAGACAGCACATCCCACCCGAGATGTTCATTCCGTGCCAGCACCGCGCGCGCCAGAGCCCAGGTGGCGCGCTCATACGCGGCATCGGGCGGCGGTGCATCGCGCGCCTCGTGCAACGCCTCAAGAATGCGACTACGCATTTCTGCCGCAGCCTTGCGTGTAAAAGTGATTGCCACGATCTCTTCCGGGGATTCCACCCGCGCCAGCAAGGTGAGATAACGTTGCGTCAGGAGGCTGGTCTTGCCCGATCCGGCGGGGGCTTGAACAATAAACGAGCGAGAGGGGTCGAGCGCCTCGCGGCGCTGTTCTGCATCGGGTGAAACATTGGACATTGCTGCACCTTATTCTATTTCGATTTCAAAATGCCAATAATTATGTAGGGTGCGTCTCACGCACCAATGATTATGGTGCGTGAGACGCACCCTACGATTCTACTATTGATTTAGAAATGGAATTAGGTTTAAACATCCCTGCCAATCGCCGAGCTAATATGATCTATCCCATCGCGGCGCAGCAATTCGATGAGTTCTGCCTTGATGCGCCGCGCAATCGCTGGCCCTTCATAGATAAATGCTGTGTATATTTGCACCAGGCTGGCCCCAGCGCGGATTTTCTCATAGGCATCCTGGCCGCTGGCTATACCGCCCACGCCGATAATGGGCACCTGTTTACCTGTGATGCGATACAGCGTGCGAATCACCTCCGTGCTGCGCACGCGCAGCGGCGTGCCGCTTAGCCCTCCGGCCTCATCCACGGACTGCTTGAGTCCTTCACGGCTCAGCGTGGTATTGGTAGCGATAAGGCCGTCGATAGTGGGCCCCAGCGCCAGCGTGGCAATGGCTTCGAGATCTTCCTGGGCGAGATCGGGGGCGATTTTCAGCAGGCATGGCAAGGGCTGGCGGCCATGCTGCGCGGCGAGGCGCCGGTTGGCGGCCTGCACTTCGGCCATCAGCGTATCCAGATAATCGGCGCCCTGTAATAAGCGTAGTCCGGGTGTATTTGGCGAGCTGACATTGACGACACAATAGTCACCATAAGGGAAAAGTTTTTCCAATGCCGCGACATAATCGGCAGCGGCATCTTCCAATGCGGTGTCTTTGTTCTTGCCGAGATTGATGCCTATCGGAACAGGCTGTTTGCCCAGCGCCGCCATACGCGCCGCCACAGCATCCGCTCCCTCATTGGGGAAGCCCATGCGATTGATTACGGCATGGTCCGCAGGCAGGCGGAAGATGCGCGGCCTGGGGTTGCCGGGCTGGGCGCGCGGTGTAACCGTGCCTATTTCAATAAAACCAAAACCCAGCGCCGTAAGGCCCTGAATGGCACGGGCGTTTTTATCGAACCCGGCGGCCATGCCCACCGGATTGACAAAACGCAGCCCCCATAGGGTTTGGCTGAGCAGCGAATCTTCCAGATAATAAATGGATTTCGCAATGCCACGCGTTACACGGCAAGGGCCGGTCTTCTCCATCCAGCCCATAACAAGGTCATGAGCCTGTTCCGGGTCGATGCGGAAGAAAGCGGGTTTAATAAGTTCGTAAAACATGATTTTCCTGGTTTAATTTTTGCCTTATATGACTTGTTCCAATTCCATTTCAATCAGAGAGTTAGTGTATCCCCTCGCCCCGCTTGCTGGGAGAGCGCAATGCGTTGATCTAAAGTTTGCGAAACCCGCCGCATCAAACCAATATCCACCCCTACGCATATGATCCACTAACAATAAAAACCACCATCCACACCGCAATATTATCATCGCCCTCGATTGTTGGTTGGGCTTCATTTCATTCAGACCAACCTGCCGGGCTTATTCCCCAATCCCCGCGGGCATCAATCGACCTGTTGAATGGTCTTTAAACAGGTGCTATTGTAAGCGCTGATTAAAGGTCTTTTTGGAGGTTGTCATGACGATAAAATTTTCCGAGGATCTGGTTCCCTTGACGGACCTGAAGGTGAACCCGGGTCGTGTGGTGAAGCATGTGACCGATGCCCATCGGCCCGTGCTACTCACCAGCCGGGGCCGAGGTGTCGCGGTGGTACAGGCGGTCGTCGATTACGAGAAGGCTGAGGAAGAGCGGGCTTTCATGCGGGCTGTGGTCGCAGGACTGGCGGACCTTGAGGCAGGGCGCGAGGTATCCTTCGACGAGTCCAGAGCACGGCTCGGCCTGAAATAGAGCCATGCCCCCGATGCTTATCAGCTTCGCCGAATCCGCGCTCCGCGATCTGGAAGAAGTGCGGACCTGGTACACGGAGCAAGGGGTACCTGCTGTCGGGGCGAGGCTGGTGGAAGAGGTATTCCAGCGCGTCCAGGCCTTGGCCAATCATCCTGACATGGGGCGTGTGGTTCCTGAATTCGAACAGCCCTTCTTGCGTGAGCTCATCCATCCACCGTTTCGGATTGTGTACCGGCGCGATCCCCAACGGGTGAGGATCGTGCGCGTCTGGCGTAGCGAGCGCCTGCTGCGACTTCCGCAAGCCGATCATGAAGTACCATAAAATCCGTTATTCGTGCGCACAGCGCACGCTACGCTGGCTTCATTTCATTCAGCACCAACTTACGCGCTACCGCGCCGCACCCATCTCGAGCGCGCGGCGATGGCTGGCTTCGGCTTCCATGGCATGTTGCGTTGCATCCCATTCTGCATCCGTCTCCGGCCAGCCTTGGGTATGCTTCTTTACCAGATCGGCGAGTGCCTGCATGTGATCATCTCGGTCGTTCAACGCCGGGATGTAATGGTATTTTTCTCCGCCCGCCTCAAGAAACACGCCGCGATTGAGCATGGCCATTTCTTCCAGTGTCTCCAGGCAATCGGCGGAAAAGCCGGGACACACTATATCCACGCTTTTTACTCCCGCCTTACCCCAAGCCTCCAGGGTTTTATCGGTATAGGGCTTCAACCACTCCTCGCGGCCAAAGCGCGACTGAAACGCCAGTTGCCAACGGTCGGCGGGCAATCGGAGCTGCTCTGCCACCAGCCGCGCGGTCTTGTGACATTCACAATGATAGGGATCACCCGCCAGCAGGCAGCGTTTAGGTATGCCATGAAAGGAAAACAATAGGCGTTCGGCCTGACCGTGTTTCTCCCAGCTCTCACGGATGCTGGTCACCAGGGCGTTGATATAAGCAGGATCGTCGTGATAATGATTGACCATGCGCAACTCGGGTATCCAGCGCCAGGTTTTGAGCACATCGGCCACGGCATCGAAGGTGGAGGCCGTGGTTGACGCCGCATATTGAGGATAAAGCGGCAACACCAGAATGCGGCGTGCATTGGCAGTGCGTAGCTCCGCCAAACCATCGGCAATGGAGGGGGTGCCATAACGCATCCCCAGCGCCACCTTGACCGGCCCGCCGAACTGCTTCTCCAGCAGATTTTGCAGCGCCGCAGCCTGCTTGCGCGAAATTGCAAGCAATGGAGAACCTTCGTCGGTCCATATCTTTTGATAAGCATGCGCCGAGCGTTTAGGGCGGATGCGCAGGATCACGCCATGCAGGATAAGCCACCACAGCGGACGTGGGATTTCCACGATGCGCGGGTCCCACAGAAACTCACCCAGATAACGACGCACAGCCTGTGCAGTGGGCGCGTCGGGTGTGCCAAGATTGGTGATCAGTATGCCGGTGACAGGCAAAGTGCCATGGGTGTATCCCGTCTCACCGTGGTAAATAGTCATTACAACGCCTCATCTTGGAGATTGTTTGTTTGTCCTGAGGCTAAAGTATACCCGCAGAGTGGGGATTTGGTCAGCGGATCATTGCACGACCTCATGGGGAAACATCACGGCGTGTCGCCCACCATAACCAACCACATCCGAGCGTACCCGCAGCCAGTGAGGCCGCAAGTATGCCGGTCTTGGCCATCAGCAGATGTTCTGGTAGCGTGGCAAAAGCCAGCTCACCAATAAAAATAGACATGGTAAAGCCGATACCGCCGAGCAGGCCAACGCCGATGATATGGCGCATGCTTACACCGTCGGGTAATGCAGCGCCGGCATAGCGCGAGGCTAAGTAGGAGACACCCGTGATGCCCAGGAATTTACCTAGCAACAGACCGGACATGACACCAAAGGTGACGGGATGGCTCAAAGTAGCAGCCAGGGTTGTGAATTCAATGGGAATGCCGGCATTGAACAGGGCAAACACGGGGATCACCAGCAGCCCCACGGGCAGGTGAAATGCGCGCTCCAGCCGCGCAAGCGGAGGTTGCACCCGCTCGACACCGGCCTCCAATGCCTGCACGATGGATGCCTGGTCCAGATTTTCCAGCAGGCTCACGCCTGGCTGCTTGGCGTGGTCATAGCGATCCATGAGGTTGCGCACATGGCTACTAAAGCGCTCTAGGTGGTATTGCGGGCGCGTGGGGATGGTGAAGGCCAGCAGTACACCAGCGACAGTGGCGTGTATACCTGATTGCAACATGGCGAACCACATGAGAATACCGACCAGGAAATAGGGCAGTGGCCGGCGTACGCCACCCAGATTGAGGGCTATCAGCACGACGAACAACGCCCCCGCAACAGCGAGCGGTGTCAGCACAAGATCGGCGGTATAGAACAAGGCAATCACCACTACCGCGCCAAGATCGTCCACAATGGCCAGTGCCGCGAGAAATACGATCAGATTTCTGGGGATGCGCCGACCCAGCAACACCAGGGCGCCCACGGCGAAGGCGATGTCGGTGGCCATGGGAATACCCCAGCCGCGCGCGGCATCGCCCTCGGGGTTAACAAAGAAATAAATCGTCGCCGGCACTACCATGCCCCCCGCAGCCGCGACGATAGGCAAGGCCGCTTTGCGCACCGATGCAAGCTCGCCAACAAGCAGCTCACGCTTGATCTCCAGGCCCACCAGGAAGAAGAACAGTGCCATGAGTCCATCGTTAACCCAATGTTGCAGTGAAAGTTCCAGCGACCACTCACCCAGACGCAGAGACAAGGGCGTGTGCAACAGATGTTCGTAGGTTGCGCTCCATGGCGAATTGGCCAGCAGGAGCGTGAGCAATGTAACCGCCATCAGCAGCAGACCGGCGCTGGTCTGATTATGGATGAATCGCTCGAAGGGAGTGGTGATACGCTCGAAGACATGCTCCCACGGCGCCGCGAGTTGCGCGTCCTTCAGCGTGGCATGGTCACGGAGGGGATCAGCCATGGGTGAAGTCCTTTATTTTTTTAGTTTCGATTTGGCCGCTTTGCTACGCAAAATCAGAAGTGTCCGGTAATTTAATTGAATAGATTCAATTGGTTATTGTCTTTCTGCATGCTCATTTGCGTCTCCGCATTTTTAAGTAATTGATCGAGTGGCGTTTTCTCGAAAAGAGTCAGGCTCAAAATCTGTAGGATTGTGTAAAGCGAAGCCTCGGTATTGAGCCGCTTTTTCACGATGGCGACCACGACGTAAACCGCGATGGCGATCCATATTTGCGTCTTGACTGCATTCTCGGTGGTGCCATAGAACCGCTTGATTCGAAGATGCTGTTTGATCCACTTGAAGAATAGCTCGACCTGCCAGCGGCAACGATAAAGCTGAGCGATGGTCAGCGCAGGCAGGTCGAAGTTGTTGGTCAGAAAGACCAGAAACCTGTCGTGTTCGGCATCGTAGAACTTGATGCGTCGCAGGTGCTGCGGGTAATCCTTGCTGGCCTTGCGAGCAGTCAATGCAATGGTCTGGTCGCAGCGCAGTCCAGTGGACTTGTCCACGGTGCGAGAGTAGACGCGACGAAAGAGCAGATTGGATTTGCCACGGATGACAAAGAACGCCTGTGCTTGATGCAGGGTGAACCAGCGAGCGAAGTCGGTGAAGCCACGATCCATGATGTAAAAGCTGCCGGCTTCGGGTATCAGGATATCGAGCACATTGACCTCGTGCATCTTGCCATCGCTGATGTGGATGAAGGTTGGAATGTTGCCGCGCAGGTCGAGCAGCGTATGCATCTTGACGGCAGCTTTGGTGGAGCGGAAGCGTGCCCACGGAAAGACGCTCAAGCACAGGTCGATGGTCGTGGTATCGAGTGCGTAGACCGTCTGTTCCAGTTCGACCGCAAAGCTGTCGCTGGCGTAAAGCTTTCTGGCGGTCTGGATTAAGCTCATCGCGAAATCCGCGTAGATGCGACGGTCGCGTTGCTCGTTGGCATCGGCCAGCGTGCTCTTGGCGATGTTGCCTCGTATGCCCAAGTGATAGAGCTTGGCTTGGTGGGCGCGCAGACAGGTTTCGATGTCGCGCAGGCTTTCGCGGTAAGTCAGCTGCGCGAACGCCATGCAGAGAAATTGATCGAGATGCGAAAAAGTCTTGGTGGGATATTTGGAAGGGTAGCGCTGCACGCAGCGACGGAATGTGTGAAGGGGCAAATGCTCCATGAGTTGTGCGAACACCAACTGGCCTGAATACATGACGGAAACTCCTGGGGGGAAAGCCCCAGTTTCCCAAAAAATTCACGTTCAAGTCGGTGACACCCCTAAACACACACTTTCCTATTCAACATCATCATGTTATATAGCCGTCTTTGCGAAATTGCCGGACACTTCTGACGCAAAATGACTGCGCGGCAGGCTATTCAGGCGGGTAGCTGCTTAATTGGTACAGATGCAGGATAGACATGAGTTTCTACCGGGTGATTTCCTTATGCACCTCAGCCATATCCAGGGCCTGAACCTTGCCGATGATGTCATGCAGCGCGGCGGCGGGCACGACCCCCGCCTGCGAAAAAATCACCACCTGTTCACGAATCGCCATTAAGGTGGGTATGGAGCGAATCTCGAAATGCTCAGACAACTCCTGCTCAATCTCGGTATTTATTTTACCGAAGACAATGTTCGGATATTCGTCGGAGACCTTCTCATAAACGGGCGCAAAAGAGCGGCACGGCCCACACCATGGCGCCCAGAAATCGACCATCACGATATCGTTGGCAGCGGCAACATCCGCAAAGCTTTCCTTCGTCAGATCGATAGCAGCCATGGCGGCATTCCCCCTATTAATGATCAATACAACGTAACATTAACATGAGCCGGGGCAGCAGGCCATGTTTTTACGGGAGAACAACATCCATGCCCGCCACAAGCGGCGCGACGAGAGGGTTCCTTGAGGATTTTGATATAAGCGACAAGAGTGATCGCGTCAAGTATTGTTGGACCTTCAGAAGTGTCCGGTAATTTAATTGAATAGATTCAATTGGTTATTGTCTTTCTGCATGCTCATTTGCGTCTCCGCATTTTTAAGTAATTGATCGAGTGGCGTTTTCTCGAAAAGAGTCAGGCTCAAAATCTGTAGGATTGTGTAAAGCGAAGCCTCGGTATTGAGCCGCTTTTTCACGATGGCGACCACGACGTAAACCGCGATGGCGATCCATATTTGCGTCTTGACTGCATTCTCGGTGGTGCCATAGAACCGCTTGATTCGAAGATGCTGTTTGATCCACTTGAAGAATAGCTCGACCTGCCAGCGGCAACGATAAAGCTGAGCGATGGTCAGCGCAGGCAGGTCGAAGTTGTTGGTCAGAAAGACCAGAAACCTGTCGTGTTCGGCATCGTAGAACTTGATGCGTCGCAGGTGCTGCGGGTAATCCTTGCTGGCCTTGCGAGCAGTCAATGCAATGGTCTGGTCGCAGCGCAGTCCAGTGGACTTGTCCACGGTGCGAGAGTAGACGCGACGAAAGAGCAGA harbors:
- a CDS encoding quinone-dependent dihydroorotate dehydrogenase, which encodes MFYELIKPAFFRIDPEQAHDLVMGWMEKTGPCRVTRGIAKSIYYLEDSLLSQTLWGLRFVNPVGMAAGFDKNARAIQGLTALGFGFIEIGTVTPRAQPGNPRPRIFRLPADHAVINRMGFPNEGADAVAARMAALGKQPVPIGINLGKNKDTALEDAAADYVAALEKLFPYGDYCVVNVSSPNTPGLRLLQGADYLDTLMAEVQAANRRLAAQHGRQPLPCLLKIAPDLAQEDLEAIATLALGPTIDGLIATNTTLSREGLKQSVDEAGGLSGTPLRVRSTEVIRTLYRITGKQVPIIGVGGIASGQDAYEKIRAGASLVQIYTAFIYEGPAIARRIKAELIELLRRDGIDHISSAIGRDV
- a CDS encoding type II toxin-antitoxin system Phd/YefM family antitoxin, with amino-acid sequence MTIKFSEDLVPLTDLKVNPGRVVKHVTDAHRPVLLTSRGRGVAVVQAVVDYEKAEEERAFMRAVVAGLADLEAGREVSFDESRARLGLK
- a CDS encoding type II toxin-antitoxin system RelE/ParE family toxin, whose amino-acid sequence is MPPMLISFAESALRDLEEVRTWYTEQGVPAVGARLVEEVFQRVQALANHPDMGRVVPEFEQPFLRELIHPPFRIVYRRDPQRVRIVRVWRSERLLRLPQADHEVP
- the hemH gene encoding ferrochelatase, coding for MTIYHGETGYTHGTLPVTGILITNLGTPDAPTAQAVRRYLGEFLWDPRIVEIPRPLWWLILHGVILRIRPKRSAHAYQKIWTDEGSPLLAISRKQAAALQNLLEKQFGGPVKVALGMRYGTPSIADGLAELRTANARRILVLPLYPQYAASTTASTFDAVADVLKTWRWIPELRMVNHYHDDPAYINALVTSIRESWEKHGQAERLLFSFHGIPKRCLLAGDPYHCECHKTARLVAEQLRLPADRWQLAFQSRFGREEWLKPYTDKTLEAWGKAGVKSVDIVCPGFSADCLETLEEMAMLNRGVFLEAGGEKYHYIPALNDRDDHMQALADLVKKHTQGWPETDAEWDATQHAMEAEASHRRALEMGAAR
- the nhaA gene encoding Na+/H+ antiporter NhaA, whose amino-acid sequence is MADPLRDHATLKDAQLAAPWEHVFERITTPFERFIHNQTSAGLLLMAVTLLTLLLANSPWSATYEHLLHTPLSLRLGEWSLELSLQHWVNDGLMALFFFLVGLEIKRELLVGELASVRKAALPIVAAAGGMVVPATIYFFVNPEGDAARGWGIPMATDIAFAVGALVLLGRRIPRNLIVFLAALAIVDDLGAVVVIALFYTADLVLTPLAVAGALFVVLIALNLGGVRRPLPYFLVGILMWFAMLQSGIHATVAGVLLAFTIPTRPQYHLERFSSHVRNLMDRYDHAKQPGVSLLENLDQASIVQALEAGVERVQPPLARLERAFHLPVGLLVIPVFALFNAGIPIEFTTLAATLSHPVTFGVMSGLLLGKFLGITGVSYLASRYAGAALPDGVSMRHIIGVGLLGGIGFTMSIFIGELAFATLPEHLLMAKTGILAASLAAGTLGCGWLWWATRRDVSP
- a CDS encoding IS4 family transposase, with product MYSGQLVFAQLMEHLPLHTFRRCVQRYPSKYPTKTFSHLDQFLCMAFAQLTYRESLRDIETCLRAHQAKLYHLGIRGNIAKSTLADANEQRDRRIYADFAMSLIQTARKLYASDSFAVELEQTVYALDTTTIDLCLSVFPWARFRSTKAAVKMHTLLDLRGNIPTFIHISDGKMHEVNVLDILIPEAGSFYIMDRGFTDFARWFTLHQAQAFFVIRGKSNLLFRRVYSRTVDKSTGLRCDQTIALTARKASKDYPQHLRRIKFYDAEHDRFLVFLTNNFDLPALTIAQLYRCRWQVELFFKWIKQHLRIKRFYGTTENAVKTQIWIAIAVYVVVAIVKKRLNTEASLYTILQILSLTLFEKTPLDQLLKNAETQMSMQKDNNQLNLFN
- the trxA gene encoding thioredoxin, with protein sequence MAAIDLTKESFADVAAANDIVMVDFWAPWCGPCRSFAPVYEKVSDEYPNIVFGKINTEIEQELSEHFEIRSIPTLMAIREQVVIFSQAGVVPAAALHDIIGKVQALDMAEVHKEITR